In one Neobacillus sp. CF12 genomic region, the following are encoded:
- a CDS encoding BA3454 family stress response protein — MLQVNVKVTYEGKDYLTNVIANSNTPEEEIYRLAYEQVQKQWQSN, encoded by the coding sequence ATGCTCCAAGTAAATGTAAAAGTAACGTATGAAGGAAAAGACTATTTAACAAATGTCATAGCCAATTCTAATACACCTGAAGAAGAAATTTACCGTCTTGCTTATGAACAGGTTCAAAAACAATGGCAATCGAACTAA
- a CDS encoding GNAT family N-acetyltransferase, protein MSIQFEEITKETLYIALEIINSNPNYNIIENGIPKRELVEMEEELLNPETTSVFIKLDDTFIGVMDYLMENPKDQCPWLGLLMVHGDYQGFGFGTQAYALYESEMLKRGLNRIRIGVIKENVKAKQFWESLGFLYIKTALSENGKEIFVYEKNFPKEA, encoded by the coding sequence ATGTCTATTCAATTTGAAGAAATAACAAAAGAAACGCTATATATTGCGCTTGAAATCATAAATTCAAATCCAAATTATAATATAATCGAAAATGGTATTCCTAAAAGGGAACTTGTAGAAATGGAAGAAGAGTTATTAAACCCAGAGACTACTAGTGTCTTTATTAAACTAGATGATACCTTTATTGGGGTTATGGACTACTTAATGGAAAATCCGAAAGATCAATGCCCGTGGTTGGGACTTTTAATGGTTCATGGCGATTACCAAGGATTTGGTTTTGGTACACAGGCGTATGCACTTTATGAAAGTGAGATGTTGAAAAGAGGTTTAAATCGAATACGCATTGGAGTTATTAAAGAAAATGTAAAGGCAAAACAATTTTGGGAATCATTAGGGTTTCTTTATATTAAAACAGCTTTAAGTGAAAATGGCAAGGAAATTTTCGTTTATGAAAAAAACTTCCCGAAGGAAGCTTAA
- the asnS gene encoding asparagine--tRNA ligase yields the protein MKQALIKDLYRNTESYIEEKVQLSGWIRTIRDSKTFGFIELNDGSFFKGVQIVFDEQLENFKEIAKLPISSSIKVEGDFIHTPQAKQPFEIKATKIVIEGLSNVDFPLQKKKHTFEYLRTIAHLRPRTNTFSAVFRVRSLASYAIHKFFQEKGFVYVHSPIITGSDTEGAGEMFRVTTLDIDNPPKNEEGKTDLTKDFFNKETNLTVSGQLSAEAFALAFRNVYTFGPTFRAENSNTARHAAEFWMIEPELAFAELPDIMDLAEEMVKYVIGYVLEQAPEEMNFFNSFIEKGLLERLNNAHNSSFGRVTYTEAINILMESGETFAYPVEWGLDLQTEHERYLCEKVFKKPVFVTDYPKEIKAFYMRLNEDNKTVAATDLLVPGIGELIGGSQREEREDILAGKINDLGMNEEDYWWYLELRKYGGTKHSGYGLGFERLIMYLTGMSNIRDVIPFPRTTGNAEF from the coding sequence ATGAAACAAGCCCTAATTAAGGATTTGTACAGAAATACAGAAAGCTACATAGAAGAGAAAGTTCAATTATCAGGTTGGATACGCACCATTCGCGATTCAAAAACATTTGGGTTCATTGAATTGAATGATGGCAGTTTCTTTAAAGGGGTTCAAATCGTTTTTGATGAGCAATTGGAGAATTTTAAAGAAATTGCAAAGCTCCCAATTAGTTCTTCTATTAAAGTAGAGGGAGATTTCATTCATACTCCGCAGGCAAAACAGCCATTCGAAATTAAAGCAACCAAGATTGTGATTGAAGGACTTTCAAATGTTGATTTTCCTTTACAAAAGAAGAAGCATACCTTTGAATATTTAAGAACAATCGCCCATTTAAGACCGCGTACTAACACTTTTTCAGCTGTTTTCCGTGTTAGGTCGCTAGCTTCTTATGCTATTCATAAATTCTTCCAAGAAAAGGGATTTGTTTACGTGCATTCGCCAATTATCACAGGAAGTGATACCGAGGGTGCGGGTGAAATGTTCCGAGTTACAACACTCGACATTGATAATCCTCCAAAAAATGAAGAGGGCAAAACAGATTTGACAAAGGATTTCTTTAACAAAGAAACAAACCTAACGGTAAGTGGCCAGTTATCTGCAGAAGCGTTTGCCTTGGCTTTCCGCAATGTTTACACATTTGGCCCTACATTTAGAGCGGAAAATTCTAATACGGCTCGACATGCAGCAGAATTCTGGATGATTGAACCGGAATTAGCATTCGCGGAGCTTCCTGATATTATGGATCTTGCAGAAGAAATGGTTAAGTATGTAATCGGCTATGTTCTTGAACAAGCACCAGAAGAAATGAATTTCTTTAATAGCTTTATCGAGAAAGGCTTATTAGAACGCCTAAATAATGCTCATAATTCAAGTTTCGGGCGTGTGACATACACGGAGGCAATTAATATATTAATGGAGTCTGGTGAAACCTTTGCTTATCCAGTTGAATGGGGACTCGACCTCCAAACAGAGCATGAACGTTATTTATGCGAAAAAGTATTTAAAAAGCCGGTATTTGTAACGGATTATCCGAAGGAAATCAAAGCCTTCTATATGAGGTTGAACGAAGACAACAAGACGGTTGCTGCAACCGATTTACTTGTACCTGGGATTGGTGAATTAATCGGAGGAAGCCAGCGTGAAGAGCGTGAGGATATTCTTGCAGGAAAAATTAATGACCTTGGTATGAATGAAGAAGATTATTGGTGGTACCTTGAACTTAGAAAATATGGCGGCACAAAACACTCAGGGTATGGTCTAGGTTTTGAACGCTTAATTATGTACCTTACTGGTATGTCAAACATCAGAGACGTCATTCCATTCCCAAGAACAACAGGTAATGCTGAATTTTAA
- a CDS encoding helix-turn-helix transcriptional regulator produces the protein MSNYKAKKSNLKALLSKNSMNLEGLEKNTHIPLEQLNGYMSKKVMNLSTAMTISKELNCQIEDLYDWELEEKI, from the coding sequence TTGTCAAATTATAAAGCGAAAAAGAGTAACCTCAAAGCCTTATTATCAAAAAACAGCATGAATCTTGAAGGTTTGGAAAAGAATACACATATCCCTTTGGAGCAGCTTAACGGCTATATGTCAAAGAAAGTGATGAATCTAAGTACAGCCATGACGATTTCTAAAGAGTTAAATTGCCAGATCGAGGATTTGTACGACTGGGAATTAGAAGAAAAAATTTAA
- a CDS encoding cold-shock protein, whose protein sequence is MENGKVKWFNAEKGFGFIEREGGEDVFVHFSAIQGEGFKTLEEGQAVTFDVEKGARGPQAANVNKA, encoded by the coding sequence ATGGAAAACGGTAAAGTAAAATGGTTTAATGCAGAAAAAGGTTTCGGATTCATCGAACGCGAAGGTGGAGAAGATGTATTCGTTCACTTTTCAGCAATCCAAGGCGAAGGCTTTAAAACTCTTGAAGAAGGCCAAGCAGTAACTTTTGATGTTGAAAAAGGCGCTCGTGGACCTCAAGCAGCTAATGTAAACAAAGCTTAA